From Phycisphaerae bacterium, one genomic window encodes:
- a CDS encoding energy-coupling factor ABC transporter permease, with the protein MLAMHMANELLTPMVAWAFIVVAAAVLVYSSWRTGRTFDPAKVPLMGVMGAFVFAAQMINFPILPGTSGHFSGGVLLAILLGPHAATLVMASILIVQCLIFQDGGLLALGANIFNMGVLPCYLGYALFALIAGARPGARP; encoded by the coding sequence ATGCTGGCAATGCACATGGCCAACGAGTTGCTGACGCCCATGGTTGCGTGGGCTTTCATCGTCGTCGCGGCGGCCGTGCTGGTGTACTCCTCTTGGCGCACCGGCCGGACGTTTGATCCGGCCAAGGTGCCGCTGATGGGCGTGATGGGGGCCTTCGTCTTCGCCGCCCAGATGATCAACTTTCCCATCCTGCCGGGCACCAGCGGGCATTTCAGCGGTGGGGTGCTGCTGGCCATTCTGCTCGGCCCACACGCGGCCACGCTGGTGATGGCTTCCATCCTGATCGTGCAGTGTCTGATTTTCCAGGATGGCGGCCTGCTGGCCCTTGGCGCGAACATCTTCAACATGGGCGTGTTGCCCTGCTATTTGGGATATGCGTTGTTCGCCCTGATTGCGGGGGCGAGGCCCGGCGCTAGACCCTGA
- a CDS encoding C-terminal binding protein, with product MFKVRITDYLTPPVRIEENALASLATVECLMSLGPDDLIGRVEDSDGLIVYHQTSIPRRVIDVLDRCKVIVRGGVGFDSVDLEAAGRKGIIVCNVPDYGVDEVADHAIALMMACNRGLVLADRRLRSRLEPWDYRSAEPVFRLSEATLGIVGLGRIGTATALRAKALKMRVLACDPYLRPGIEKAVGVERVDLDTLLATSDIVSLHVPLTRETYHMINATTLGRMKPGAFVINTARGDVVNVDDLADALESRRIGGAGIDVLPAEPPPANLRLIKLWRRTEEPFVNLIITAHCAFYSESAFVEVRTKAAQEVARVLRGEKPLNCVNSEYLMR from the coding sequence ATGTTCAAGGTCAGAATCACGGACTATCTGACGCCGCCGGTCAGGATCGAGGAAAACGCGCTGGCCAGCCTGGCGACGGTTGAGTGCCTGATGTCGTTGGGACCTGACGACCTCATCGGTCGCGTCGAAGACTCCGACGGCCTTATTGTGTATCATCAGACCTCGATTCCCCGCCGAGTGATCGACGTTCTCGATCGGTGCAAGGTGATCGTCCGAGGCGGGGTCGGCTTTGACTCCGTGGATCTCGAGGCCGCCGGCAGGAAGGGCATTATCGTCTGCAACGTGCCGGACTACGGGGTGGACGAGGTGGCCGATCACGCTATTGCCTTGATGATGGCGTGCAATCGGGGATTGGTGCTTGCAGATCGTCGTCTTCGGTCGCGGTTGGAGCCTTGGGACTACCGCTCAGCCGAGCCGGTCTTCCGGTTGAGCGAGGCGACGCTTGGCATCGTTGGTCTAGGGCGGATCGGCACGGCCACCGCTTTGCGTGCCAAGGCGCTGAAAATGCGAGTTCTGGCCTGTGACCCGTACTTGCGGCCGGGGATCGAAAAGGCCGTCGGCGTCGAAAGGGTCGATCTGGATACGTTGCTCGCCACGAGCGATATCGTTTCTCTGCACGTGCCGCTGACCCGCGAAACGTACCACATGATCAATGCGACCACTTTGGGAAGAATGAAACCCGGCGCTTTTGTGATCAACACTGCTCGCGGCGACGTGGTCAACGTGGACGATCTGGCCGATGCCCTGGAGTCCCGGCGCATCGGGGGAGCCGGCATCGATGTCCTGCCTGCCGAACCGCCCCCGGCAAATCTGCGGCTCATCAAACTGTGGCGGCGAACCGAGGAGCCGTTCGTCAATCTCATCATCACGGCGCATTGCGCCTTCTATTCTGAATCCGCCTTTGTCGAGGTGCGCACCAAGGCCGCTCAGGAAGTCGCCCGCGTGCTCCGTGGAGAAAAACCGCTCAACTGCGTCAATTCAGAGTATCTTATGAGATGA